The Paenibacillus beijingensis nucleotide sequence CCACAAGAACGACATTCGGGCGATCTGGCGCGTCATCGTTTCACAGCCGATTATTTATGTCATTCCGCTGGCCTTTGCGCTCCGCGGATTTTCAGTGCCGCTGCCGGGCTTTATCGAGACGCCGGTCGGGTATTTGGCGGACGCATTTATCGGAACCGCGCTCATTACGCTCGGCGTTCAGCTTGGCTCGATGAAGGGGATGGCGGGCCGCATTCGCACTGCGGACCTGCTGCTGTCGGTATCAGCAAGGCTTGTCGCAGGGCCGGCGCTCGCTGCGCTGACGGTATGGGCGCTTGGAATTGACGGCATCATTGCCCAGGCGCTGATCGTGTCATCAGCTGTTCCGACATCGCTGAGCAGCGTGCTGCTGGCCGTCGAATTCGACAATGAACCGGAATTTGCTTCGCAGGCGGTGCTGGCCTCGACCGTGCTCAGCATTTTCACCGTCACCCTTGTCATCGCGATGCTTCAAATTTGATCTTCCTTCGTCCAGCGGATGGCCGAATCCGGCTCGGGATAACGTACATATTGCTCCAGCCCCGCCTTTTCAAGCTGCTCGATCAAATATTCGGGCGGCGTTTTCTCGACGCCGGGATAGCCTTTGCGGGTATAAATATGCTCGGCGTCCGGGAACAGATCGCGCAATATGCCGCGGATACGCTTGCCCGATGAATCGTTGTCGGTAAAAACATACACCTGCCGGTCGCCCACCTGCTTGCGCAGCGTTTCGAGCTGCTGTGTGCCGGGCGTACCATACGTGCAATAAATCGCAATCTCCTCACCCAGTACGAGCCTCAGCCGGCTGCGATCGTTTTTACCCTCCACAATGATGGCCGCCTCCATAAAAATCCGCTCCCTCTCCCGCGTATGTTAATCAATAGGGCTTGTCCTTATACATATACAAAAAAAGGCTTGCCCGCGCAAGCCTGAAAATCGGAATAAGATCCGTACAAGAGTTTTTTCTTCTATGGAAGGTTCGCTTGCAAAGAGAGGCAGGGGCGGTTAAGCCCCTGTCATTAATACCAGCAAATGGCGCTGAGGATAATGACCAGCAGGATGAACAAAACAAGAACAGTACCGGGAGTAGTACATACTCCACCAACGGCAGGGTATTGATCGTTATCATGACCTTTTCCGTATGACATAGGTAAGTCACCCCTCTTAC carries:
- a CDS encoding AEC family transporter; this encodes MRGSVLFYNSANYGIPLNQLAFAGNPVTLAVQVVIMMVQSLLPNTYGIYSVNAHKNDIRAIWRVIVSQPIIYVIPLAFALRGFSVPLPGFIETPVGYLADAFIGTALITLGVQLGSMKGMAGRIRTADLLLSVSARLVAGPALAALTVWALGIDGIIAQALIVSSAVPTSLSSVLLAVEFDNEPEFASQAVLASTVLSIFTVTLVIAMLQI
- a CDS encoding toprim domain-containing protein yields the protein MEAAIIVEGKNDRSRLRLVLGEEIAIYCTYGTPGTQQLETLRKQVGDRQVYVFTDNDSSGKRIRGILRDLFPDAEHIYTRKGYPGVEKTPPEYLIEQLEKAGLEQYVRYPEPDSAIRWTKEDQI